The following coding sequences lie in one Myxococcus xanthus genomic window:
- a CDS encoding M6 family metalloprotease domain-containing protein codes for MSRTWSMVSAVWFAACSAQVSDVDEAQDGSPPHETVSRQESWEGELEVVVVDPPAPTASWEEYFVTQGNQRRQVRFEHGAPPGLRSGLQVKVRGSEQGGQFIAQGVDVDTHAASSLSTASACGVSGVQRSLVIMTEFPGMARPAITPQAVHDVFFSATRRSLADYWSEVSEGRTTTTGDVVSWYTLDRAYSCSEGAAMREAAVRAADAEVDFTQYDRIFIVHPRPQAGCSYAGQATVSCGLVQTADGTVTASTSWLVAESMMVHDSAVELVTHEAGHNLTLGHASSRDFGAEALGLPGATGGIDEYGDVFSTMGRWNLGHYAAPQKARIGWLDASAVAEVDGVDGTFTLAPVVASGGLKALKVRRRPGSNDWLWLEYRQPVGGYEATLAAQVFGGALVHYADAATQSGSHLLDFTPQTASWTDPALLPGTTWDDPYSTLSVTVNAATSAGLVVSIAHRQSACVRAPHEVQVTSFAPSAWPGGRPEFEAILVNHDSPTCSPSTFQLSTLLPQGWGSDRLPTQVTVAASASLSLGLQAYTPYSAAPGTYAVGLSATRDGHTVQGTADIDIVERCVPAPPTVSLSPQTVTAAPGTDVTWTVNVTNNDAGGCDWVWYDFYSSLPSGWDTAFSDWGVNLPPGGAFTFTMTKSIPASARGAHSVDLDIYKDEYGLVWNGTATVNVAEPLTRAR; via the coding sequence ATGTCCCGCACGTGGAGCATGGTATCGGCCGTGTGGTTCGCGGCCTGTAGCGCGCAGGTTTCCGACGTGGATGAAGCGCAGGACGGGTCGCCACCACACGAAACGGTGAGCCGTCAGGAGTCATGGGAAGGGGAACTGGAGGTCGTGGTGGTGGACCCGCCCGCGCCCACCGCGTCGTGGGAAGAGTACTTCGTGACGCAGGGGAACCAGCGCCGCCAGGTGCGCTTCGAACACGGCGCGCCGCCGGGACTGCGCAGCGGGCTCCAGGTGAAGGTGCGTGGGAGCGAGCAGGGCGGCCAGTTCATCGCCCAGGGCGTGGACGTGGACACCCATGCCGCGTCCTCGCTGAGCACGGCGAGCGCGTGTGGCGTCAGCGGCGTGCAGCGCAGCCTGGTCATCATGACGGAGTTCCCCGGCATGGCCCGGCCCGCCATCACCCCGCAGGCGGTCCACGACGTGTTCTTCTCCGCGACGCGCCGTTCGCTGGCGGATTACTGGAGCGAGGTGTCAGAGGGCCGCACCACCACCACGGGTGATGTGGTGAGCTGGTACACGCTGGACCGCGCCTATTCGTGCAGTGAAGGCGCGGCCATGCGTGAGGCCGCGGTGCGGGCGGCGGACGCGGAAGTGGACTTCACGCAGTACGACCGCATCTTCATTGTCCACCCACGGCCGCAGGCGGGCTGTTCCTACGCCGGTCAGGCCACGGTGTCCTGTGGGCTGGTGCAGACGGCGGACGGCACCGTGACGGCCTCCACTTCGTGGCTCGTGGCGGAGTCCATGATGGTCCACGACAGTGCCGTGGAGTTGGTGACGCACGAGGCGGGGCACAACCTCACGTTGGGCCATGCGAGCTCGCGCGACTTCGGCGCGGAGGCCCTGGGCCTGCCGGGGGCGACGGGGGGCATCGACGAGTACGGGGATGTCTTCTCGACGATGGGACGGTGGAACCTGGGCCACTACGCGGCGCCGCAGAAGGCACGCATCGGCTGGCTGGATGCGTCCGCCGTGGCCGAAGTGGACGGCGTGGACGGCACCTTCACCCTCGCGCCCGTGGTGGCGTCGGGCGGGCTGAAGGCGCTCAAGGTGCGGCGGCGGCCTGGGAGCAATGACTGGCTGTGGTTGGAGTACCGCCAGCCCGTGGGGGGCTATGAGGCGACGCTGGCGGCGCAGGTGTTCGGCGGAGCGCTCGTGCACTACGCGGATGCGGCGACGCAGAGCGGCTCGCACCTGCTCGACTTCACGCCGCAGACGGCGTCGTGGACCGACCCGGCCCTGCTTCCGGGCACGACGTGGGACGACCCCTACAGCACCCTCTCTGTGACCGTGAACGCGGCGACGTCCGCGGGACTCGTCGTGAGCATCGCGCACCGTCAATCCGCGTGCGTCCGCGCACCCCACGAGGTGCAGGTGACGTCCTTCGCCCCCTCGGCCTGGCCTGGAGGCCGGCCGGAGTTCGAGGCCATTCTCGTCAACCATGACTCTCCTACGTGTTCGCCGTCCACCTTCCAGCTCTCCACCCTCCTCCCGCAGGGGTGGGGCTCCGACCGTCTGCCCACGCAAGTCACTGTCGCCGCGTCCGCCTCGTTGTCACTGGGCCTCCAGGCGTACACGCCCTACAGCGCGGCGCCCGGCACGTACGCCGTGGGCCTGTCGGCCACGCGCGACGGCCATACGGTGCAGGGCACGGCGGACATCGACATCGTCGAGCGTTGTGTCCCCGCGCCGCCCACGGTGAGCCTGTCCCCGCAGACGGTGACGGCGGCGCCGGGCACGGACGTCACCTGGACGGTGAACGTCACCAACAACGACGCCGGTGGCTGTGATTGGGTCTGGTACGACTTCTATTCCAGCCTGCCCTCGGGCTGGGACACCGCCTTCTCCGACTGGGGTGTGAACCTGCCCCCGGGCGGTGCATTCACTTTCACGATGACCAAGTCCATTCCGGCGAGCGCGCGCGGCGCCCACTCGGTGGACCTGGACATCTACAAGGACGAGTACGGCCTCGTGTGGAACGGCACGGCCACCGTGAATGTGGCCGAGCCGCTGACGCGCGCACGGTGA
- the ureG gene encoding urease accessory protein UreG: MHDDHRGHGHDDDHDHEHEEWDHPGHYHEREEPQRRDYKARAFTIGIGGPVGSGKTALVLALCRKLRERHRLGVVTNDIFTQEDAEFLVRNQALSPERIKAVETGGCPHAAIREDISHNLLALEQLMEALSPELLIVESGGDNLAAQYSRELADYTVYVIDVAGGDKVPRKGGPGITQSDLLVINKTDLAPYVGADLGVMDRDSRKMRGEGPFVFTQVTKDVGVDAVAELILGAWRQRTGARAS, translated from the coding sequence ATGCACGACGACCACCGCGGCCACGGACACGACGACGACCATGACCACGAGCACGAGGAGTGGGACCACCCGGGCCACTACCACGAGCGCGAGGAGCCTCAGCGGCGCGATTACAAGGCACGCGCCTTCACGATTGGCATTGGCGGACCGGTGGGCAGCGGGAAGACGGCGCTGGTGCTGGCGCTGTGCCGCAAGCTGCGCGAACGCCACCGCCTGGGTGTCGTCACCAACGACATCTTCACCCAGGAGGACGCGGAGTTCCTCGTCCGCAACCAGGCGCTGTCCCCGGAGCGCATCAAGGCGGTGGAGACGGGCGGCTGCCCCCACGCGGCCATCCGCGAGGACATCAGCCACAACCTGCTGGCGCTGGAACAATTGATGGAGGCGCTGTCTCCGGAGCTGCTCATCGTCGAGAGCGGCGGCGACAACCTGGCGGCGCAGTACAGCCGCGAGCTGGCGGACTACACCGTCTACGTCATCGACGTGGCCGGCGGGGACAAGGTGCCGCGCAAGGGCGGCCCGGGCATCACCCAGTCCGACCTGCTGGTCATCAACAAGACGGACCTGGCGCCGTATGTCGGCGCGGACCTGGGGGTCATGGACCGTGACTCCCGGAAGATGCGCGGCGAAGGCCCCTTCGTCTTCACTCAGGTCACCAAGGACGTGGGCGTGGACGCAGTGGCCGAGCTCATCCTCGGCGCGTGGCGGCAGCGCACTGGCGCCCGGGCATCCTGA
- a CDS encoding urease accessory protein UreF encodes MGSSWRVLQLADSGFPTGGFAHSGGLEAAVQLGEVRGPAELRRFVRDLLWQTGHGALPLLSAAHREPPSLPVLDARAEAFLSSHVANRASRTQGRAFLDTCARIFPRPVTPVREAARAAGLRFHHAPVFGAVLHALDVSLEDTQQLFLSLTLRGALSAAVRLGIAGTHESHQLQHQATPLLDEVLARCAGLGVEALAQPSPLLDLFGAMHDRLYSRLFQS; translated from the coding sequence ATGGGCTCGTCATGGCGAGTGCTCCAGTTGGCGGACTCCGGTTTTCCCACAGGAGGCTTCGCGCACTCCGGCGGGCTGGAGGCCGCGGTGCAACTGGGCGAGGTGCGAGGCCCTGCGGAGCTGCGGCGCTTCGTGCGGGACTTGCTGTGGCAGACGGGCCATGGCGCGCTGCCGCTCTTGAGCGCCGCGCACCGTGAGCCCCCGTCGCTGCCCGTGTTGGACGCGCGCGCGGAGGCGTTCCTCTCCAGCCACGTGGCCAACCGCGCCAGCCGCACGCAGGGCCGGGCCTTCCTGGACACCTGTGCGCGCATCTTTCCCCGGCCGGTGACGCCGGTGCGCGAGGCGGCCCGCGCCGCCGGGCTGCGCTTCCACCATGCGCCCGTGTTCGGCGCGGTGCTGCACGCGCTGGACGTCTCGCTGGAGGACACGCAGCAGCTCTTCCTGTCCCTCACCTTGAGGGGCGCGCTATCCGCGGCGGTGCGGCTGGGCATCGCGGGCACGCACGAATCCCACCAACTCCAGCATCAGGCCACGCCTCTGCTGGACGAAGTGCTGGCGCGGTGCGCGGGGCTGGGGGTGGAGGCGCTGGCACAGCCGTCTCCGCTGCTCGACCTGTTCGGCGCCATGCACGACCGGCTCTATTCCAGGCTGTTTCAGTCCTGA
- the ureC gene encoding urease subunit alpha, producing the protein MSRKMDRRHYADMFGPTTGDRVRLGDTGLWAEVERDATVYGDECKFGGGKVLREGMGQQAGVGDADALDCVITNALILDWTGIYKADIGIKGGRIAGIGKAGNPDVMAGVTPGMVVGVTTEAIAGEGLIVTAGALDTHIHFICPQQADEALASGVTTWVGGGTGPATGTKGTTCTPGAWNLQRMLEATDTIPLNIGLTGKGNTSLPQGLVEQIRAGAIGLKLHEDWGTTPAAIDTCLTLAEGEDIQVTIHTDTLNESGYVDDSLAAFKGRTIHTYHSEGAGGGHAPDIIRVCGEPNVLPSSTNPTRPYTVNTLDEHLDMLMVCHHLDPEIPEDVAFAESRIRGETIAAEDILHDMGAISIMASDSQAMGRVGEVICRTWQTAHKMREQRGRLPEERGDNDNLRIRRYVAKYTINPAIAHGMSHEVGSVEVGKLADLVLWNPAFFGIKPELVVKGGFIAWAQMGDANASIPTPQPYMMRPMFGARGRAPGATSVAFISGRAFAEGTVKDLGLTKRIVAVSGCRNLGKKDMKLNDTMPTLTVDPETYEVRADGELLRCEPAKRLPLAQLYSLF; encoded by the coding sequence ATGAGCCGGAAGATGGACCGCCGCCACTACGCGGACATGTTCGGCCCCACCACGGGAGACCGGGTGCGGCTGGGGGACACGGGGCTCTGGGCGGAGGTGGAGCGTGACGCCACCGTGTACGGCGACGAGTGCAAGTTCGGCGGCGGCAAGGTGCTGCGCGAGGGCATGGGCCAGCAGGCCGGCGTGGGGGACGCGGACGCGCTCGACTGCGTCATCACCAACGCGCTCATCCTCGACTGGACGGGCATCTACAAGGCGGACATCGGCATCAAGGGCGGCCGCATCGCCGGCATCGGCAAGGCGGGCAACCCGGACGTCATGGCGGGCGTGACACCGGGCATGGTGGTGGGCGTCACCACGGAAGCCATTGCGGGCGAAGGCCTCATCGTCACCGCGGGCGCGCTGGACACGCACATCCATTTCATCTGCCCCCAGCAGGCGGACGAAGCGCTGGCCAGCGGCGTCACCACCTGGGTGGGCGGCGGCACCGGGCCGGCCACGGGCACCAAGGGCACCACCTGCACGCCGGGCGCGTGGAACCTCCAGCGGATGCTGGAGGCCACGGACACGATTCCGCTGAACATCGGCCTCACCGGCAAGGGCAACACGTCCCTGCCACAGGGACTGGTGGAGCAGATTCGCGCGGGCGCCATCGGCCTGAAGCTGCACGAGGACTGGGGCACCACGCCGGCCGCCATCGACACCTGCCTCACCCTGGCCGAGGGCGAGGACATCCAGGTCACCATCCACACGGACACGCTGAATGAGTCCGGCTACGTGGATGACTCGCTGGCCGCATTCAAGGGCCGCACCATCCACACGTACCACTCCGAGGGCGCGGGCGGCGGGCACGCTCCGGACATCATCCGCGTGTGCGGCGAGCCCAACGTGCTGCCCAGCTCGACGAACCCCACGCGCCCGTACACAGTGAACACGCTGGATGAGCATCTGGACATGCTCATGGTGTGTCACCACCTGGACCCGGAGATTCCCGAGGACGTGGCCTTCGCGGAGAGCCGCATCCGGGGAGAGACCATCGCCGCGGAGGACATCCTCCACGACATGGGCGCCATCAGCATCATGGCCTCCGACAGCCAGGCCATGGGCCGCGTGGGCGAGGTCATCTGCCGGACGTGGCAGACAGCGCACAAGATGCGCGAGCAACGCGGCCGGTTGCCAGAGGAGCGAGGCGACAACGACAACCTCCGCATCCGCCGCTACGTGGCGAAGTACACCATCAACCCCGCCATCGCCCACGGCATGTCCCACGAGGTGGGCTCGGTGGAGGTGGGCAAGCTGGCGGACCTGGTGCTGTGGAACCCGGCCTTCTTCGGCATCAAACCGGAGCTGGTGGTGAAGGGCGGATTCATCGCCTGGGCGCAGATGGGGGACGCCAACGCCTCCATCCCCACGCCGCAGCCCTACATGATGCGGCCGATGTTCGGCGCTCGAGGCCGCGCGCCAGGCGCCACCAGCGTGGCCTTCATCTCCGGCCGCGCCTTCGCCGAGGGCACGGTGAAGGACCTGGGGCTCACCAAACGGATTGTCGCCGTGAGTGGCTGCCGCAACCTGGGCAAGAAGGACATGAAGCTCAACGACACGATGCCCACCCTCACCGTGGACCCGGAGACCTACGAGGTCCGCGCGGATGGCGAACTGCTTCGCTGTGAGCCCGCGAAGCGCCTGCCCCTGGCCCAGCTCTACTCGCTGTTCTGA
- the ureA gene encoding urease subunit gamma: MHLSPRDVDKLLLHQAGFLAQKRLARGVRLNYPEAVALIATQLLEFIRDGRGVAELMDLGRQLLGRAQVMDGVPEMLAEVQVEGTFPDGSKLVTVHHPVVAEHGNLELALYGSFLPVPPLERFSAAARTEEGRPGEVRVQPGDVILNDGRDTVTVSVTHRGDRPIQVGSHYPFFETNRALVFDRARAYGRRLNIPAGTAVRFEPGERKTVQLVAIAGDAVVRGGNALGSGKVTPEGRERAMEAVRTQGFGHEEERG; the protein is encoded by the coding sequence GTGCACCTCTCCCCTCGCGATGTCGACAAGCTGCTGCTGCATCAGGCCGGCTTCCTCGCCCAGAAGCGCCTCGCGCGCGGGGTGCGGCTGAACTACCCGGAAGCGGTGGCGCTCATCGCCACGCAGCTCCTGGAGTTCATCCGCGACGGCCGCGGCGTGGCCGAGCTGATGGACCTGGGGCGTCAGCTCCTGGGACGCGCGCAGGTGATGGACGGCGTGCCGGAGATGCTGGCGGAGGTGCAGGTGGAGGGCACCTTCCCGGACGGCTCCAAGCTGGTGACGGTGCACCACCCCGTGGTGGCCGAGCACGGCAACCTGGAGCTCGCCCTGTACGGCAGCTTCCTCCCTGTTCCTCCGCTGGAGCGCTTCAGCGCGGCGGCGCGAACGGAGGAAGGACGTCCCGGTGAAGTGCGCGTGCAGCCGGGAGACGTCATCCTCAACGACGGGCGAGACACCGTCACCGTCAGCGTCACCCACCGGGGCGACCGGCCCATCCAGGTGGGCAGCCACTACCCCTTCTTCGAAACGAACCGCGCGCTGGTGTTCGACCGAGCCCGGGCCTACGGCCGCCGGCTGAACATTCCCGCGGGAACCGCGGTGCGCTTCGAGCCGGGTGAGCGCAAGACGGTCCAACTGGTCGCCATCGCTGGTGACGCGGTGGTGCGCGGCGGCAACGCGCTGGGCAGCGGCAAGGTGACACCGGAGGGCCGCGAGCGCGCGATGGAAGCGGTGCGCACGCAGGGCTTCGGTCACGAGGAGGAGCGCGGATGA
- a CDS encoding urease accessory protein UreD: protein MAVAEPQRAGRARLAFERAGPRTIVRTALAHSPLRLLTPRNHGHAAWAYTSSFGGGLVDGDQVSLEVDVAAGATALLASQGANRVYRSPRGCRNDMVARVEEGALLAFVPDPTACFAGARYAQTLDVRLAPGASLVLADVITSGRSASGERWAFAHYDSTLRVSVGGRALVDERWLLDPRHGTLPERLGRFNALATVLLVGPKLAEARGPLSAQLAALPVTSRAELVPVVSPLGEDSLLLRAAAVSVEALLNTTHAWLSFLPALLGDDPWARRV, encoded by the coding sequence ATGGCGGTGGCTGAACCCCAGAGGGCCGGGCGCGCGCGGCTCGCCTTCGAACGCGCCGGTCCACGCACCATCGTGCGCACCGCGCTGGCGCACAGCCCCCTGCGGCTGCTCACGCCCCGGAACCACGGCCACGCGGCCTGGGCCTACACCAGCTCCTTCGGAGGCGGCCTGGTGGACGGCGACCAGGTCTCCCTGGAGGTGGACGTGGCCGCGGGTGCCACGGCGCTGCTGGCCAGCCAGGGTGCCAACCGCGTCTACCGCTCGCCCCGGGGGTGCCGGAACGACATGGTCGCCCGCGTGGAGGAAGGCGCGCTGCTGGCCTTCGTCCCGGACCCCACCGCGTGCTTCGCCGGTGCCCGGTATGCGCAGACGCTGGACGTGCGGCTCGCGCCCGGCGCCTCGCTGGTGCTCGCGGACGTCATCACCTCCGGCCGCAGCGCCAGTGGTGAACGGTGGGCATTCGCCCACTACGACTCCACCCTGCGCGTCTCCGTGGGCGGCCGTGCGCTCGTGGACGAGCGCTGGCTCTTGGACCCACGGCACGGCACGCTGCCCGAGCGCCTGGGCCGCTTCAACGCACTGGCCACCGTCCTGCTGGTGGGCCCCAAGCTCGCGGAGGCCCGTGGGCCCCTCTCCGCCCAGCTCGCCGCGCTGCCGGTGACGTCGCGCGCGGAGCTCGTGCCCGTGGTCAGCCCCCTGGGCGAGGACAGCCTGCTCCTCCGGGCCGCGGCCGTCTCCGTGGAGGCACTGTTGAACACCACACACGCGTGGCTGTCCTTCCTCCCTGCGCTGTTGGGCGATGACCCCTGGGCTCGCCGCGTCTGA
- a CDS encoding saccharopine dehydrogenase NADP-binding domain-containing protein, whose translation MVAEDSVVLVGGYGVVGTWLAQLLRERHPDLPLIIAGRRREPAEALARRLGNAEAAVLDVTAPDPLASLSGRPRAVVSLVNDPDDAVLRSAVREGVAVLDITRWTSRVKSAVLRLSGTPPRAPVLLSSAWMAGLVPRLVAGASERVGGVERVDVGIRFALADQAGPDSVEYMDRLGMAFDITEGGKERQVLPLTDGRRVMFPDGRPTRVFRLDTPEQATLPLVLGARTVSTRLGFDSGTVTWMLAALQQVGLLRLLQHPRLTSVRRALMASSGTGGEAAWVADVEGPRGAMRIEVVDPKGQAHLTAVGALLGTERLLGWDGAPPPAPGVWFPEHDARPEQALAALRGCGVQVRFEEQPRREAA comes from the coding sequence ATGGTGGCTGAGGACAGTGTCGTTCTGGTGGGGGGCTACGGCGTGGTGGGGACGTGGCTCGCGCAGTTGCTGCGGGAGCGGCATCCGGACTTGCCGCTCATCATCGCGGGCCGTCGCCGCGAGCCCGCGGAGGCGTTGGCCCGTCGGTTGGGGAACGCGGAAGCCGCGGTGCTGGACGTGACGGCGCCCGACCCGCTGGCGTCCCTGTCCGGACGGCCCAGGGCCGTGGTGTCGCTGGTCAATGACCCGGACGATGCGGTGTTGCGCTCGGCGGTCCGGGAAGGCGTGGCGGTGCTCGACATCACCCGCTGGACGTCGCGTGTGAAGTCGGCGGTGCTGCGGCTGTCGGGGACGCCCCCACGGGCACCCGTCCTGCTCAGCTCCGCGTGGATGGCGGGACTGGTGCCCAGGCTCGTCGCGGGCGCGTCGGAGCGGGTAGGGGGCGTCGAGCGCGTCGACGTGGGCATCCGCTTCGCCCTGGCGGACCAGGCGGGTCCGGACTCGGTGGAGTACATGGACCGGCTGGGGATGGCCTTCGACATCACGGAGGGAGGGAAGGAGCGGCAGGTGTTGCCGCTGACGGACGGCCGGCGGGTGATGTTCCCGGATGGGCGGCCCACGCGTGTCTTCCGGCTCGACACGCCCGAGCAGGCCACGCTGCCGCTGGTGCTGGGCGCGCGCACGGTGTCGACGCGGTTGGGGTTCGATTCGGGCACCGTCACCTGGATGCTCGCGGCGCTCCAGCAGGTGGGGCTGCTCCGGCTGCTCCAGCATCCCCGCCTGACGTCCGTGCGGCGCGCGCTGATGGCCAGCAGCGGCACGGGCGGTGAGGCGGCGTGGGTAGCGGACGTGGAGGGCCCTCGCGGAGCGATGCGCATCGAGGTGGTGGACCCGAAGGGACAGGCCCACCTCACGGCCGTGGGCGCGCTGCTGGGGACGGAGCGGTTGCTGGGATGGGATGGCGCGCCGCCTCCCGCCCCGGGCGTGTGGTTCCCGGAGCACGACGCGCGTCCGGAGCAGGCCCTGGCGGCCCTGCGCGGGTGCGGCGTCCAGGTCCGGTTCGAGGAACAACCGCGCCGGGAGGCGGCCTGA
- a CDS encoding TetR/AcrR family transcriptional regulator, with the protein MPRATRGKLPSSKPREGTAVHAKGTERVASILDAATDTLVEEGHSGLTLRRVAQRAGLSVGNLQYYFPAKQDVVRALLARYLEAASQRVRARVEEGGRAPVERLRRAVEALLEDQESPRHCQLFAELWALAARDEMVADALAVFYAGFRAGVVELLRELAPELSPSRLERRAALVVAFLEGLSLFRGGGALRRASVPGLEQELRAVLEEALKGVPAAGRL; encoded by the coding sequence ATGCCACGCGCCACGCGGGGGAAGCTGCCGTCGTCGAAGCCTCGCGAGGGGACCGCCGTCCACGCCAAGGGGACCGAGCGCGTGGCGTCCATCCTCGATGCGGCCACCGACACACTGGTGGAGGAGGGCCATTCGGGGCTCACGCTGCGCCGGGTGGCTCAGCGGGCGGGGCTCAGCGTGGGCAACCTCCAGTACTACTTCCCCGCGAAGCAGGACGTGGTGCGGGCGCTGCTCGCGCGCTACCTGGAAGCCGCCAGCCAACGGGTGCGTGCGCGGGTGGAGGAAGGCGGCCGTGCGCCGGTGGAGCGGCTTCGGCGCGCGGTGGAGGCCCTGCTGGAGGACCAGGAGTCACCGCGCCATTGCCAGCTCTTCGCGGAGCTGTGGGCGCTCGCCGCACGGGATGAGATGGTCGCGGACGCGCTCGCCGTCTTCTACGCGGGCTTCCGGGCGGGCGTCGTGGAGCTGCTGCGTGAACTGGCTCCCGAACTCAGTCCGTCTCGCTTGGAGCGCCGCGCGGCCCTGGTGGTCGCCTTCCTGGAGGGGCTGTCACTCTTCAGGGGGGGCGGTGCGCTCCGGAGGGCCTCGGTGCCGGGGTTGGAGCAGGAGCTGCGCGCCGTGCTGGAGGAAGCCCTGAAGGGCGTCCCCGCCGCCGGGCGGCTATGA
- a CDS encoding PilZ domain-containing protein, with translation MNSASVNESPTDRRRFPRLEAPLYARPARLRRVDKQQVLDASLGGIRIYSDEQYTQDSELELDLFLRDGTSLECKARVAWTRKLPKDAVARFEVGLAFTDVPPLAMDKLKSVLVADDEGGPAGS, from the coding sequence ATGAACAGCGCCAGCGTGAATGAATCCCCCACGGATCGTCGTCGCTTTCCTCGGCTCGAGGCGCCGCTCTATGCCCGGCCCGCGCGACTGAGGCGCGTGGACAAGCAGCAGGTGCTGGACGCCAGCCTGGGGGGCATCCGCATCTACTCCGACGAGCAGTACACCCAGGACTCCGAGCTGGAGCTGGACCTGTTCCTGCGTGACGGCACTTCGTTGGAGTGCAAAGCGCGTGTGGCCTGGACGCGCAAGCTCCCCAAGGACGCGGTGGCGCGCTTTGAAGTCGGCCTGGCCTTCACGGACGTACCGCCGCTGGCCATGGACAAGCTCAAGTCGGTGCTCGTCGCGGATGACGAGGGTGGCCCGGCCGGCTCATAG
- a CDS encoding formyltransferase family protein codes for MLRFAYGCIPSVMSLYFANTLVRRAALTPACILLSAGGLRFQKKRYTPAQVLPVFLKQFGPRFTGYNVLAGLSGSLPFSIPASGLMSFQALSQAYGIPLVISDDFSGAATVSELERHGAELFLTSMCDQIIREPLLSLPRHGCLNIHPSLLPEFRGVDSVFQAMLNGVSEIGTTLHRTTARIDAGDVLAQSALTRTATDSHLALTAKATVAGIALLKRHMETLERGETPDARPIDVSRARYPYRSWPAREELRRFHAQGNTFWRASDFRRILAFEDVLAA; via the coding sequence ATGCTCCGCTTCGCCTACGGCTGCATTCCCTCCGTCATGTCCCTGTACTTCGCCAACACCCTGGTGCGGCGAGCAGCGCTGACGCCCGCGTGCATCCTCCTGTCCGCGGGGGGCCTGCGCTTCCAGAAGAAGCGCTACACCCCGGCCCAGGTGCTGCCCGTCTTCCTGAAGCAGTTTGGCCCGCGCTTCACCGGCTACAACGTGCTCGCCGGGCTGAGTGGCTCGCTGCCCTTCAGCATTCCCGCCTCGGGGTTGATGAGCTTCCAGGCGCTCTCCCAGGCGTATGGCATTCCGCTGGTCATCAGTGATGACTTCTCCGGAGCGGCCACGGTGAGCGAGCTCGAGCGGCACGGGGCGGAGTTGTTCCTCACCAGCATGTGCGATCAAATCATCCGGGAGCCGCTGCTCAGTCTGCCGCGCCATGGCTGTTTGAACATCCATCCATCGCTGCTGCCAGAGTTCCGCGGCGTGGACTCCGTCTTCCAGGCCATGCTGAACGGCGTGTCTGAGATTGGCACGACACTCCACCGCACCACCGCGCGCATCGACGCGGGCGACGTGCTGGCCCAGAGCGCGCTCACCCGCACGGCCACCGATTCCCACCTGGCGCTGACGGCGAAGGCGACCGTCGCGGGCATCGCCCTGCTCAAGCGGCACATGGAGACGTTGGAGCGCGGAGAGACGCCGGACGCGCGCCCCATCGACGTGAGCCGGGCGCGCTATCCCTACCGCTCCTGGCCGGCACGGGAGGAGCTGCGCCGCTTCCATGCCCAGGGAAACACCTTCTGGCGGGCTTCGGACTTCCGCCGCATCCTCGCCTTCGAGGACGTGCTGGCGGCGTAG